The genomic stretch TGTTTGAAAAGATATTGTTCAAATTCTGCAAGTAAGTCTATTGCACAACATCTACAAAAGAAATATGCATGGAGAGATAATAATCAATGGAGAATattggtgttccactatgaaaggcgctatataaaataaagattgattgagaCTGATTCAATGTAGAAATgctcatatttgtttttttaatttaccataGCATGGAAAAAAGCCTAGAAAGAACAGACCATTGCAATGATACAGTTTCCTTGAAAATACATAGTATCCCTAAAgcatagtatttattattatttctgcagagaatatggcTTGTCCTACCTCTCACTGAGAACCTGTATAGGACTCTGGACGGCATTTCTTTGCATTCTCCTCGTTGCCACAGATGCAAGCTCCCTGGTGTGCTACATAACCCGTTTCACCGAAGAAGCTTTTGCTTCCCTTAtctgtattattttcatttatgagGCCCTAGAGAAGTTGATTCACCTTGGTGAAACATATCCGTTCAACATGAACAATAAATTGGAGATGCTTACTCAATATtcgtaagtaaaaaaaatatttttactaccttttcatttctaataaaaATTGGACATACCCTGTAAAATGTATTCCTGTATTATGTAAAACCAGGCTTGCCTGTAATTTGTATCTGCTTTTACCTGCAGATGTGTATGTACTGAGCCAACAAACCCCAGCAATAACACCCTGGAGTACTGGGACACGCAGAACATCACTGTGTCAGATGTGACTTGGGGGTCTCTAGATGTGCATGTAAGTGTGAAATAGATAACAGTATGTCATTAATGCACAGACTGATTATATATGTTGTTGTGTTATATAATGAAATTGGACTCTTCAATTTGAAACTGCCTTTTAAAAGGTTTAACCAGCATATTAAAAAAGAAGTCAATGGTGCTCTAGTTAATGCTtgaattgcttttattgttcGTCATCCATTTCTTAGTATGTATAATCAAGGAAATTGCAGTATTGAACGTCAGGAAAGAATTACAGCACAGAATACAGCAGTATAAAAAGAAAACGTTTCAGGTAACTGAAGAAGTACATAGAAAATCTGGTTTCAGTTATCAACAAATGAACTGGCATCTACAGAAAGAGCAATATAGAAGGAAAATGTAGAGATtggaaaatacaatgcaatattttTCTGAATAACAAGCAACAGAAATATGACTACCTAAATCAGGGATTTTCAAccttttttgaaactgtaccccttctatcgggaggtttcagctaaagtaccctttacagtTTCCACTagctgaatggtaccacagttgcaataatctggttaacacatttcttttttcccccatttatttaatatatattttttcacaacagtctgggacCGACATTGCTGAGACTGAAAACCAAGCAGTAGGCTTCATTCTCAAaatttaattacatgtctttggatgcaaataattaaaaggcagtatttaggaatctttggAACCACTGGTATTTGCTTTCTATTGGACAAAGTCATTATAggtaatacaaaatagtctgcactgtaaatgtttatcacgttactagttacttcccacctcagcataattgtgtgctgtttaaaatgtttagtgtcaaaaacattaacctcaagataaaactataattaattacaaacaacactacgcttttttaaaaaattaaagccagcataaaaatgatccaaagggactctgaATAACTTTCTGTCGTTTTGCACTTTCTAACTGttgtgttttcctttgtttttctatagCAAGTAAGAAATATATCAAACACCGAAAACATATTCAACCATCccctattgctgttaataaaatacagccacggtaataaacaaaaaccatcaacgtatgagtattgtgatgacTATTTATGTTTACAAGAGCATATACTTctcaaaaacacagaaacactaaGCTTCACTGAtacaacaagttgaaaacagcaaagatcatgagcagcacagacagCTGTCCAGGCAGTCGCCAGACACCTGCTTCCCctatatatcagagtggaaatccacgcaATCGAAACACGTGTGCGTACATGTGGGAAATGTTGACTTGATAaatcctgtgtttatttatttatttatttatttttcattagccATTAAGTTTGCATCGTGgattagagaatatataatatcaataaaaaaaaaaatcaagataattattttatcttactttcatttttatttgtgcatttctgtcGCCCTGCGTAACCCCTATGATTATACCTGTATTATTGGGGATACTTACCATGTACTCCTGGTGAATGTAATAATAAATTCAGAATTAAATGCAAGTTCATTtcaattcttttttgtttaacaagGGGTCTTCTTTTAATTAGGGCACTACCACGCTGTTTCCAACATGACATAAGCAAGACTGTGGCTGTTCAAGTTGTCTTGTTGTATTAAAAGAAGGCAagacatatactgtaaatattatacatatacagccatggccaaaagttttgcataaccctaTAAAATTAGCACATTTTGCATATTTTGCATAACGTCAaatcaaacctgctgaataatgttatgttgccatattgaattacataacgctttgAGTTTCCAATATActtacaaaaaactgacaacaactgAAAACTGCGACATTTCAAAGTCAAACATTGTctttcggtagacttttgcgataacattttgtagtttttttgattacatggtgttaaataaaagatctaagtgatgtttgtatagttttttttttttttttcaaattttttattatgtctcaatcctaaaattctaggtgatgcaaaatgtttgggcATAGCTGTACATGGGGTATTTGGTAGAGGGCGGGGGAGTGGGGGCTGTGTTGCACAACAGCACGTACACCCAGATGGAACCAGACAACGAGAAGAGATTAACAATATGTGGGATGGATTATGAtggattattaataaaaaataatcatcataaaaaataaaacatacattaaatgCCCTTTTAGGTTCCCCATAGGCTATTGATAGAGACCATCTGCACTGAAAGCATCTTGTTCACTTAAGCAGACAGCAGAGTCGATTGCAGGTCAACCTGTCTGGGGGCAAAACCGTTAGTTTGAACAAAGCCGGTTGAGCTTGATTGAGGAGTTTGGCTCACTGAACTGTCAGACAGAAGAAAGTCTTTTAAGCTCATTTCTATTCCCTCTTAGTAATATGTTAAAGTGAGGGTGAGGCAGGGATACAGGCTGGAATCAGGTCATACCACACTAAGATAGGATGCTTTAGTGCtggtgtttcccttgttttttgatgttgtttgttttacaagttATATAAGAGACAAGCCACAACTGCTTTCAGAGGAGCCAAGATTAGAAGCCAAATTCAATTCTCTACACCACTGAAAAAGGAGACATTATATGAAGTTATTCATTGATGTTCAGATAAATGTAGGAACTCATTGTTACAAGTATTACTTAGCTACACATAATTAAAGCTTTTCAAAATAATGACAATCTGTGCAGCACGCAACAACATTTGTTGGAACATGAATAATGCAGTAAACatgagatataaaaaaaaaaaaacacactaaaatcCCCTACTGGAATATAGGAAAAACAATAAATGACACAGCAAatacaataattgtattttttattcccTCCAGAGTCTATGAAGATATTGTTTTGGCGAGAGTAGTGTGAGTGGTCTAGGTAAATCTAGATTAAGGAAAGAACTGCAGTTTAAATCGAACACAAAACTGTTACAAATGTCCTGCAAGATAGTGAACAAAAGGGAGTTGGAAGTATTGTGAAGAGATTCTTTTTGAGAAAGTAACACATAATGTAGCCTGGTGGGCCTGTCTGAATGAGAACAAATTCAATAATACAGAAAAGTAGGTcattgctatgtttttttttttcattgctttacaCAATTTTAGTCATTTATGGAGCTTCAAGGTGGATTTAGAGTTTGCATTATGATGATGGAGAGACCTGTACTTTGTAAACATTGACCTGCAATAACATTAACTTTTGCTGAACCTACTCCTTTAAAATGTATGCTCAgaatactgtttgtttgtttctcgtAGGCATGCATAGAGAAACATGGAGAGTTTCTGGGAAATGCTTGTGGGCCCCATGGTCCTTACGTCCCAGACGTTCTCTTCTGGTGTGTTGTCCTCTTTTTCTCGACGGTCATAATGTCTGCCTTTCTAAAGGATTTCAAGACCAGCCGCTATTTCCCCACTAAGGTAAACTAAATATTATGCATCTTTTGAAAGCACAGAGTGTTATGAGTATATCTATCCTAACAGTAATAATGTATAAAGTAGCTGAGTTAGTATTAAGCATATCATTGAAGGATTTGAAGGGAAATCAATCCGCCTGCAATTCCAAGTAAATCAgtctgcccttataaaagtttctgtTAGTAAAAGCTGCAATTTTCGATGGGGTCTGATGGGATCCTAGTACATGCTGCACAAGAACTGAAACTACAAGAAAGCGTAGTGAAAAGCATGGCTAAGCATAAGCAAGCATTTTAAAGACTAGTGTACAAATACCATGcacaaatactgtggtaaactttataagggtatataatatattctgactAGAGTCACAATAAAGGCCAATAcatgctaataaaaacaaacaaacaacaaaaaacaaaaccatcagGTTGAGTTTCACTGACTTAATGTGACAGATGGGCCTGCCTGCTGTTTATGATCTCCAATCTGGTCAAAACTTCAGATCTGGAAATGTGTGCCCAGATTATGAAAAGCAGTTATTTTATGAGCAGGTGTAGTTTGGTGTGAATTTGTGAACAAATGAAGAAGAAAGGGACCACTTTGCCTTTCATGAAAAGAACATCCAGCACACCTGCACTAACATGCTCAACATCTGCATGCAGCCTTGTTCTCTTCAGTTCAATTGATAAACCAAAGATGTGACTTCATTATCACAAAGCATAATTCTACTGATAAAGCACTCTCTACAAACAAATAAGCCTTGccagaaataaatactgtaatgaaAGACATTTTAAGAGATTAAATTTGCAAGCGACCCAGTCAGTGCCTAATATTCCTGGGTCACGACCCGTACTTTGAAAAGCACTGATGTAGATAGACTGTAGATAGAGAATTCTACTGCCCACTAGTGAACATTTTCAGGTAGACAAGCCAGTATTTCCTTTCATTGTTAAGCTTATTGtaccttcagttttttttttttttttaatttaatttaatgttttttattaatactgGCTAACTGCagtgttcacatttaaaaatggtctttGTTGTTTCTCCAGGTGAGGTCAATTATCAGTgactttgctgtatttatcaccaTCTTGACTATGGTTTTAGTTGACTATGGCCTAGGGATACCATCACCGAAACTTCAGGTTCCCAACGAATTCAAGGTATACATTGCATTTTGTTATTAGAATAAGGAAGgcaacatcatttttttaagcctgcttctgtttttattttgttttactagaAACAAATAACAATCAACCAACAAACCCAACTGTGATACAGTATCAGTGAAAGCAAATCAATTAATACTCAAACAAATGCAAGTGACGCTCTACAAAATATCAAGAGTAGTATTATCCTAATTTAGGGCTTTGCACATACTCTGCAAGGCGGTATTGCTATCGTTGCTGTTATGCAGATCACTAATATTTCACTGTGTGCTTTTAattgtgatttgttctttttCAGCCTACCAGAGATGACCGAGGCTGGTTGATTAACCCCCTGGGTGGTAATCCATGGTGGACTGCACTGGTGTCTGTGATTCCTGCTTTGCTGTGCACTATTTTAATCTTTATGGACCAGCAGATTACAGCAGTCATCATAAACAGAAAGGAACACAAACTAAaggtatataatatacatatccAGTATTTCCTagtttaactgtactgtatgtatgagtatgtgtgtgtgtgtgtataagcaGCAAGTCATGGAAAAGTCACTGTTGaaaaatatgttcatatataaatatatatttagcagtatttaaaaaaaaaatgatattaaacattattttgttgtCCACCTATTTCTAGTTTGATAGAAAAAGTAGATAGACAAAGTAGCAGTGTTTGACAGCTGTCCCAGATCCCCCTTGTGAATGAGTTAGTGCATCTCAAAAGGGACTTAAgtgaaaaacatgtttcttttttaacagaAAGGCTGTGGGTACCACCTCGATTTGCTGATAGTGGGAGTCATGCTGGGAGTGTGCTCCATTATGGGATTGCCTTGGTTTGTGGCAGCCACTGTTCTCTCCATATCCCATGTGAACAGCCTTAAATTGGAATCCGAATGTTCAGCCCCAGGGGAACAACCCAAATTCCTGGGAATTCGGGAACAGAGATTCACTGGGTTGATGATCTTTGTGCTTATGGGCTCATCTGTGTTCATGACCTCAGTGCTGAAGGTAAGATTTCTCTTGGGTTGGGGGGGCTTGTTTAAAAGATGCAAGGTGAGAAATCCTGGTGTCGTTGGCCCTGTTGTTCTCAGTTTTTAAGACCACAGAATGATATGACCCTTGGAATCTTTGTGCCATTCTCTTTCACTGGGATTCCATAACATGAACGGCTGTGATGCTGTAACAGTGTGGATGGACAGTCGTCACAAATGGTCCATAGCGACAGTAGCCAGAATGGAAGCAACacgtatcttttttttttattcaattatataagaccaacaaaaaaaatcatctaGCAGATTTAGCACTACAGACTTTATTTGAAGTCCATTTTACCTGCTAACACCTGCGCTTCAGGTATCGGAACCCCATCTGAAACATGAAGCTGCTGTGCTGCACATACCCTGTTGCAGTTTTCGATGGGGTCTGATGGGATCCTAATACATGCTGCACAGGAACTGAAACTACAAGAAAGTTGTCACTCAAACGAGAGCCAAGAAAAAAAGACTATCCCTTAAAGCACATTGTAAAATAGTTCAAAATGGTCTGCAggaaacatatatttaaagtttaaaaaaaggaatttccaAGATTCCTCCTGATATGTGGTACTTGTcctaaaagcatttaaaatgggGAAATGATATTCCAAGTATTACATCAGCCAAGGTAGATGTTGTAAATATACTGGAGATGGGTGTATCACAGCGTAAATAATGAACTGTCTTTTTTTCCCAGTTTATTCCAATGCCTGTGCTGTATGGAGTGTTCCTTTACATGGGAGCATCATCATTAAGAGGCATTCAGGTAACTGCATGTCTCAAGTGATGATAATACTGGCTCTGCTTCCGTCTTCTACTTTTTTAGTCCCGATAAAAAATTCTGCATCTTCAGTGTATACCACCAAACAATTCATAACTGAAGACCAAAGCTGGGGAACGcttattttaagtaatttttaTGTGATCCATTTttacgtgtgtatatatatatatatatatatatatatatatatatatatatatatatatatatatatatatgaactttatttttcttcttttgtgaAGTATTTTCCTATtaacaatttttgtttaaattagcttgtgaattattttacagttctTTGATCGTTTAAAACTCTTTGGGATGCCAGCCAAGCACCAGCCGGATTTCATCTACTTGCGACATGTTCCTTTAAGGAAAGTCCATCTCTTCACTATAATCCAGCTCAGCTGTCTGGTCCTGCTTTGGGTAATAAAGACATCAAGGGCTGCAATCGTCTTTCCTATGATGGtaaatattttaatcaattaCTAAAATAACCTGTACGAGCAAAAGATAGAATTGTAAGCTATCACTTTAATTGTGTTCAATTTGCCTTTTAAGCTTTTGATTCTCCAGTACTTATGTATGCAGTGATAAGATTtcagtatatattatacagtgtatgtttaaagtgacttacagaaataacttttgttttgttttttttctcctaggTGTTAGCACTGGTGTTTATTCGAAAACTGATGGACTGTTTTTTCACAAAGCGAGAGCTCAGCTGGCTGGATGACTTAATGCCagagagtaaaaaaaagaaattagatGATGCAGAACGGGAGGTAATTTAGTGTCATAAACTATACATGTCCAAGGAAAATCTCTACTTCATACGGCTTTTGTATAGTGCCATCTTATGGCAGGCAGTAAGGCTGCATGTCTGTTATTTCTTTTCACCTTTCAAAGGGAATCCACTAACCTCTTTGAATCTCGATCACACACTGTACATGCAGCATGTGATTGAGATTCAGGATTGGCAGCTATGATAATGTTGGACTAACTGTTCTGTTTAGGAAGAACAAAGTATGCTGGCAATGGAAGACGAGGGAATAATCCACTTGCCACTGGAAGGAAATTACAAGTAAGAAAAGCTGTACTTTAaagtataatagtaataatttgtAGATAAGAATGTGATATGCACACAAGAGATAAAGCAAATACATGTAGCGTTTGTTCATGTTCTGGATGAAAAGTGGAACTGCAGAGAGAATTCAAGTTGTGAAAGGATAGGATCCTTGTTGTTGTTGGGCTTCAGGGTGGCTCGCACCTCTTCCGCATTGCTAGTAAATTACAGTACATAGTCTGTTTTGGTATTTTTGTCAGAAACAAtgacttattttaatttaaaattgctatatgtaatatgtttttgttttcagggaAGATCCTGCAATGGTTAACATTTCCGATGAAATGGACAAAACGTCTGTCTGGAAGACTCTCACcatgaaaactgaaaacacaaaaaacaaagacgTGCCCTCTAAAAGGTTTTGAATTTGattatttcattcatttattttgaagATGTGCAGTACAAATAATCAAATTACCAGGCTGAGTAAAGGGTATAATTTGGAAATAAATACAGCTGATGCATTTTATAATaaggctatttttttaaaatggaaattaaaagTTACGAGACAGCCCAGGTCTGACCCTGAGCTGCACTTTTCAATAGCCATGGGGTAGTAAAGTATGTATACTCagttcaattattttaataaggTGCATGCCTCGGCCAGCCGCTAAACTCGGTTTAAGATACTAAAACCTATTATTTGATGTGGACTTGCTGTTTAACTTTTGAAGAAAACATCTTTTCAAACTCAATGTGGGTTGTGGTCTGTTTAATAGCACATTTCCTTCCATACATAAAGTAGTAGTAAAAAGTACTGGCGATTTTAAAAGATAGCATTTTCTCTATACGTACCTTTTAAATTCACTAATAGGTTTACAAACCAAATAGTAGAGAACAACTGTACCAAGTTCAATTAGTAGCTGGCGGTGGTATATTATGCTCTGGGCCATAACCAGAGCTGTCATCCTCAAATCtgtgttacacggcaaaccaacagagacagataaggagtcttttgtactttaccagaagtTTTACATGAGGGTCagcatttatgatgcaaaaaaacaaccgaggGCACAACCgaggtgtcctcatagctagttatggcCATAATTATGCTgtattaaattaatcattttaagaCAAAAATCAGTTGAATCATGATGTCGTTTTTGTCTGTACACCACCTGGTGGATATCTGCCACTAgcacacctacagtacagtacacatggTTCATATAATGGAACTTGTGGAATTATGTCAGGCAatagaaattaatatttaaaaaatgctacgGCTAAGGACCAAAGACTTTGAATAGTTTCTGGAACTCAGTGTATCAATAAATAATTGTGCAGCATTCAAGTTACATTTCTTTCATATAGAATATGAATTTAGATTTACTGCACATTTCTATGCAGTTCTTTCTGTAGGCAGAGAAAACATTTGAGCCCGAAGGGGATATAATACTTAACTGATGTCATTATAACTAAGACTCTAAAGGGTTAAACGtttaaaaaagatacaaattcGAAACAGCACTGTATTTTACTACAGCTTTAACCAACAAAGCGCTATTTATGAGtatcttgcatttattttcatttttttatatttttatatataatattttgttatagTATTTTGATGCATCGTAAGCTACCATAGTTGAacattatgcaaaataaaatatagcaaTGACTATAAATAGCAAATcaagtttacttttttattgaaaatgtgcaaatgttATCGAACCATTTTAAGGTTTAAACTTTAATTTATTAGTTTAGAGCCTTAATTAAGCATGCTTGCTAAAAATAATTTGAACTGGTTATTAGATAATTAGGTACTCTTTATAGTTAGTTCTAATGAATGTGTGTatgtgaatgttattttttttttttttctaacttcaCAACTGTCTTCTAATTGATGAAGCGTAGCATATTGTTCTCCCCTTCATTTTAAAGAATGGGATGAAATTAACATTTCTTGAATTAATTTTTCATTCCATTTCTATCATAAGCTCCCTTTCCTAACCTCTATAGAAGCTGTTTTCCCAAAGGTAAGATCCTCTCCCTGTCTTTCTACTCATGTTCAGTATACAGCCCTGCCAAAGAACATACGGCAGTGTGGTGACATGCTATGTATCTATGTATGATACAAAAccactaataataaaataaaagcataacacTGAAAAAACTAGACTTGCTGATTGTCAATAGTTTTCAAATTGTTGCTGTATaacattaattacattaaatgtacaatttttaaaaatcactgcTTTAAACTGTTATATGTTTTGTATCAGACAAACTATACAGCACTGCAAGTATGTTTATATTTGCCAGATTCTTTAAAGGGTAATATTTGTCCCTTTTTTGTTTGAACAGTACTGACACAAATGATGGAAACAACTAATGATTTTCCTTGCTCGGCCCCTTTACTGActtggcctccctgactagatAATCGTCTCGTCTTTAGAAACATTCGGAATATGAGCACGACATCCCACAagtagaatgataccccaaaatGCTCTCCTTGTCTAGGAAAGCAGTAAATAGAAAAACATCTCCTGCTAAGAAAAATGTGCTAAGAATTTTAATGAACAATCTGTCTGACAAGTTTAAAGAGGAGATGTTTCTCTATTAAGGAATACCAATATGTTTACTGAGCAAGCAATCTGAGtgccatcccccccccccccatgctcaGTTTTAGTGCTTACCATGAAGGAGGAGAACATTTTAGGAGTATGATTCTAAGTGTGAGATgcattgcttattaaaatatgttgcatgtttttaaagaggagacggtTATCTCTTCGGAGACACcaaggtatttagtaagtaaggggtctgagtgaggaaaaatgggcaatacaatctcCACCCCTACAATAGTCTTGCTGAAAATCATTTGTTTCCATAGTTTGTGTTGGGTCTCTATATATTGTAGCTTCACTTGGAGCAGTTAATAAAGCATGCacataaaacattataaataaaagacaGGTGACAGGTAACTGCTAGAAACTCATCTGTGCATGatgttgtttcttttctttattcttaCTTGCAGTTCATTAGCATGCTATTCCTATATGCCTCAGCAATGCTAGTGGACGATTCAGTTCTGTAAGATGACATCTGTTTTGCTATCAATATGAAATTATGTATCATTaagcattgatttatttatcatttttggGGGTTGAGGTAGGTAAAAAACAGAACTGATTTTTCATAGGCATTGTCTAAGGTCACCTCATCATACCTCTCAACTGTCTGAACAATAAATAAGGGAGGCATATCTTAAATATCACTAATAAATAACCTATAAGTTACCAACATTGTTTCTTCacaaggaactttttttttttaaacaaaagcaatccTTTTAGAACATACAACATAGATGGTTTTTAAACTTCCAACACAATCTTGGCTAGTTGAAAGGTATGTTATAACTCAGTATATAAAGGGGAAAGTGTTCTTACGTTGTATCAGTGAATATTTCTGCTCTTTTTTTAGCTTTCACTCTAGTAGTGAAGGAAGACTGGAGAAGAAAGCGGAGACAGGGAAAGGCATTGACAGGGAGACATGTCTATAACCTGCTCCTCAGTTACATTGCTGTTTTCACATGAAAGACAACAGTGTGCCAGTTATATAGTGGGGTAGACTTTACAGTATGTATATTTTGTCACGTAAGTCTGTAGGTAATTGTGTAAAGTTATATTATTTGAGTATATCAAAAAATGtacctgtatgtttgttttagaaaacatACAGTCACcgctaaaataaatgcaattttttttgttctctgttatTATCTTCTCAAATTATACCAGCAATTTAAAAGGAACATATCTGCTGATAAAAGAAAAGATGTTTTCTGATAATCATTTGGAATTGTTAATTCTACTAGAGTTAACTGTTGCTTAAAAACAGTGTAATTTGATTTATGTTACTTTTAAACTAAGTTggatgtattttgtatgttttatatttacattttcctaaAGACCATGCAATACTGACCATTCTCATGTATCGTAAATCAAGTTCGATTTTCAATTATATAGAtgacatattttataatttaacaaGAAAATAGACAGAGAATACACAAAATTAAAGTTGCAGTCCCATAAATGAAATGTGCTATCAAATACCTTAAAAAGTGTTGCCCACTTGTGATATTAACCATCCCAATATACTGCACACAGGTTTTGTAGTATTGTCGGGTTTTTTAAACCAAAAGGTGCACAGAACTTCTATTGACATTTACTAATATGTGAGactcaattaaaattaaaaaatactacacACCATCTCACATGCTTGACTGTAATGTCTTTCTTGTTCCAACTTTAGTAGTTTAGCTCAGCTTCACGTTTAACAGCTTATATCACTGAACACACCACGCTTCATAGTGTCATAAGCGGTATATTGCTCTGTGGTTGTACATTTTCAACAGTagtatttcaatattaattagtcttgtttttaaatgtctgcgCAGCACACAACAATGGGTCTAATTCAATTAAGTTcgtagttgaaaaaaaaactaagtatATGTTGAATAATAGAATATTATAGAATACATGTTTGGGGTAAATTGTTATTGAAGAATATGAAATT from Polyodon spathula isolate WHYD16114869_AA chromosome 11, ASM1765450v1, whole genome shotgun sequence encodes the following:
- the LOC121323282 gene encoding sodium-driven chloride bicarbonate exchanger-like is translated as MDIKDQGAQMEPLLPTVLTSVGNKNVRNDEEAVVDRGGTRSILKTHFEKEELEGHRTLYIGVHVPLGGKKNHRRHRHRGHKHRKRDKERDSGVEDGRESPNYDTPSQRVQFILGTEDDDEEHIPHDLFTELDEICMHDGEDAEWRETARWLKFEEDVEDGGERWSKPYVATLSLHSLFELRSCILNGTVLLDMRANSLEEIADMILDQQEAVGQLDEEVRKKVREALLKQHHHQNHKKLSNRIPIVRSFADIGKKQSEPHSMDKNGEIGYLHTFISNCSPGFTSILVRLGQHTLQQVDLHFMKKIPPGAEASNILVGELECLNCPVVAFVRLSPAVLLSGLAEVPIPTRFLFILLGPLGKGQQYHEIGRSIATLMTDEVFHDVAYKAKDRNDLGAGIDEFLDQVTVLPPGEWDPTIRIEPPKNVPSQEKRKIPAVPNGTAALGDEPEVGGHGGPELERTGMIFGGLYFDIKRKAPHYLSDYTDAFSLQCLASFLFLYCACMSPVITFGGLLGEATEGRISAIESLFGASMTGIAYSLFAGQPLTILGSTGPVLVFEKILFKFCKEYGLSYLSLRTCIGLWTAFLCILLVATDASSLVCYITRFTEEAFASLICIIFIYEALEKLIHLGETYPFNMNNKLEMLTQYSCVCTEPTNPSNNTLEYWDTQNITVSDVTWGSLDVHACIEKHGEFLGNACGPHGPYVPDVLFWCVVLFFSTVIMSAFLKDFKTSRYFPTKVRSIISDFAVFITILTMVLVDYGLGIPSPKLQVPNEFKPTRDDRGWLINPLGGNPWWTALVSVIPALLCTILIFMDQQITAVIINRKEHKLKKGCGYHLDLLIVGVMLGVCSIMGLPWFVAATVLSISHVNSLKLESECSAPGEQPKFLGIREQRFTGLMIFVLMGSSVFMTSVLKFIPMPVLYGVFLYMGASSLRGIQFFDRLKLFGMPAKHQPDFIYLRHVPLRKVHLFTIIQLSCLVLLWVIKTSRAAIVFPMMVLALVFIRKLMDCFFTKRELSWLDDLMPESKKKKLDDAEREEEQSMLAMEDEGIIHLPLEGNYKEDPAMVNISDEMDKTSVWKTLTMKTENTKNKDVPSKSFHSSSEGRLEKKAETGKGIDRETCL